A single window of Chitinophaga sp. XS-30 DNA harbors:
- the chrA gene encoding chromate efflux transporter, which translates to MSFLRAVLLHSFTAFGGPQGHLAMMMKTFVQQRKDVTEQELMEYNAFCQLLPGASSSQTLTLIGYKRGGLPLAVVTLAIWITPACLLMGSLSFLLQYFDKRALNVDIFRYVQPMAVGFLAYGGIKACKVSIQNMATVGIMLVAMLTAFFIKSPWTFPALIILGGIISNFSNKRIPDIEGKRKKIQWSNLWLFATIFLLAGFLSELARTNDWITRRPFNLFENFYRFGSLVFGGGDILIAMLLEQYVTRTKSQFMTAEELLTGAGIMRALPGPTFSLAAFVGGMVMRNLGTGYQFLGCILAPIAIFLPSMLLVLFFFPIWNNLKKHVIIYRALEGINAVVVGIMWAATFILFLSVSPTWYNLLIMTGTLGLLYFSRVPSPFIVIACILMGWWL; encoded by the coding sequence ATGTCATTTTTGAGGGCCGTATTGTTGCACAGTTTCACCGCTTTCGGAGGGCCGCAGGGGCACCTGGCGATGATGATGAAAACCTTTGTGCAGCAACGGAAAGACGTAACGGAGCAGGAGCTGATGGAGTATAATGCATTTTGCCAGCTGTTGCCCGGGGCTTCTTCATCGCAAACCTTGACCCTCATCGGGTACAAGCGCGGTGGATTGCCGTTGGCGGTAGTGACGCTGGCCATCTGGATAACGCCCGCCTGCCTGCTGATGGGCTCTCTCAGTTTTCTGCTGCAGTATTTTGACAAGCGGGCGCTGAATGTGGATATTTTCAGGTATGTGCAGCCGATGGCGGTCGGGTTCCTGGCATACGGGGGCATCAAAGCCTGCAAGGTGAGCATACAGAATATGGCTACGGTGGGGATCATGCTGGTGGCGATGCTGACCGCTTTCTTCATCAAATCTCCCTGGACCTTCCCCGCCCTGATCATCCTCGGCGGCATCATTTCCAATTTCAGCAACAAACGTATCCCGGATATTGAGGGGAAACGTAAAAAGATACAATGGAGCAACCTCTGGCTCTTCGCCACGATCTTCCTGCTGGCGGGGTTCCTGTCCGAACTCGCGCGTACGAACGACTGGATCACCCGCCGCCCTTTCAACCTTTTCGAGAACTTTTACCGTTTCGGCAGCCTGGTTTTCGGCGGTGGCGACATCCTGATAGCGATGTTGCTGGAGCAGTATGTTACCCGTACGAAGTCCCAGTTCATGACTGCCGAAGAACTGCTTACCGGCGCGGGGATCATGCGCGCCCTGCCCGGCCCCACCTTTTCCCTGGCGGCTTTTGTGGGTGGGATGGTCATGCGGAACCTGGGTACAGGTTACCAGTTTCTGGGCTGCATCCTGGCGCCCATCGCCATTTTCCTGCCAAGCATGCTGCTCGTGCTGTTCTTCTTCCCGATATGGAATAACCTGAAAAAACATGTGATCATCTACCGCGCGCTGGAAGGGATCAATGCCGTGGTGGTGGGTATCATGTGGGCGGCCACTTTTATCCTTTTCCTCTCCGTCAGCCCCACCTGGTATAATCTCCTGATCATGACCGGTACGCTCGGGCTGTTGTATTTCTCCCGTGTGCCTTCGCCTTTCATTGTCATTGCCTGTATCCTGATGGGATGGTGGCTGTAA
- a CDS encoding tryptophan 2,3-dioxygenase: MSRKDVNYGEYLHLDQILHAQFPESDRLHMPAHDEMLFIVIHQAYELWFKQLLYEVESVAGIMKKPALNDNSPELQTVVHRLSRMVTILKVLVHQIDIMETMTPMDFLDFRDMLRPASGFQSWQFKVLEARLGLKYEHRYGQEYYLSQLKAEQVAGIRQAESERSVLQLLNDWLERTPFFDEPENWVNYQPVTHTGHEAGEHIFWNDYRQIYASSLADAEQSNREHFNKVFSGDTGKGLSPKACRAALFIMLYRGYPLLQLPFQLLNSLLEIDEQLSTWRYRHMSMVHRMIGTRIGTGGSTGRDYLKGALDKHYIFADIAGLTSFLIERRKLPGLSHEMERRLGFL; the protein is encoded by the coding sequence ATGAGCAGAAAAGATGTGAACTATGGTGAGTATCTGCACCTTGACCAGATACTGCATGCGCAATTCCCGGAAAGTGACAGGCTCCATATGCCTGCACATGATGAAATGCTGTTTATCGTGATCCACCAGGCTTATGAGCTGTGGTTCAAGCAACTGTTATATGAAGTGGAATCCGTGGCGGGCATTATGAAAAAACCGGCGCTGAACGATAACTCCCCTGAACTGCAAACGGTGGTGCACCGGCTTTCCCGGATGGTGACCATCCTGAAAGTGCTTGTGCACCAGATCGATATCATGGAAACGATGACGCCGATGGACTTCCTCGATTTCCGCGATATGCTGCGGCCGGCCTCCGGCTTTCAAAGCTGGCAGTTCAAAGTGCTGGAAGCAAGGCTGGGACTGAAGTATGAGCATCGTTACGGCCAGGAATATTACCTCTCCCAGCTGAAAGCAGAGCAGGTGGCCGGTATCCGCCAGGCGGAAAGTGAAAGGTCTGTGTTGCAGCTGCTGAATGACTGGCTGGAAAGGACGCCTTTCTTTGATGAACCGGAGAACTGGGTGAACTATCAGCCGGTTACCCATACCGGCCATGAGGCCGGCGAGCATATTTTCTGGAACGATTACCGGCAGATCTACGCCAGCAGCCTGGCCGATGCAGAACAAAGCAACCGCGAACATTTCAATAAAGTATTCTCCGGCGATACCGGAAAAGGTCTGTCACCCAAAGCCTGCCGGGCGGCGCTGTTCATTATGCTATACCGCGGCTATCCATTGCTGCAGCTGCCATTCCAGCTGCTGAACAGCCTGCTGGAGATCGACGAGCAGTTAAGCACATGGCGCTACCGGCACATGAGCATGGTGCACAGGATGATCGGCACCCGAATAGGAACGGGCGGCAGTACAGGCAGAGATTACCTGAAAGGCGCGCTGGACAAGCATTATATCTTTGCAGATATTGCAGGGTTGACAAGCTTCCTGATTGAAAGGAGAAAGCTGCCGGGCCTTAGTCATGAAATGGAGAGAAGACTGGGGTTCCTGTGA
- a CDS encoding histidine kinase codes for MNHPDRFLFIFLLFCSSLLSLTRATAQDTLAIDFTGPADRLDLRAFTGVYHDRDEAFNMQDFGSMPFVPDTAVFHMHKRPLHHVNNIWLKFTIRNTGATDTTLYLFTGYHDEMEWFTPGADGSYNRAVHTGLMIDDGDVDRWGRYAFPVKVAAGHTSTFYLHIINHLYRENRLMPVLYDALHYAEHRQVHADHFKREALVIQVLIGMLLVLLCITLINYTQLPDRSSLYFAAYILGLILFFALRLESKPFQLSFFHFWPMLKYYWDIPAILFCFYLAPLVFGNIFLSLRERYPLMERCYRYGAIFMGILIVLFLGIIALGEFQVPAMIYSWFHMFSIIPLGISFLALARRTRHHPLVRFFLLGSLSVFFLSVWSFIVNKEPVGLTSIPELTAPNYIILAGILLQAMFYAAGLSYRNKLVHQERTKTQEMLIRQLNKNKELQRKLNEQLEELVKEQTTEILRKKQELEEQRKLQLEVEYSKKLAEIELKAIRAQINPHFIFNCLNSIQLFVMQRDYEHAQKYLSDFSYLIRKTLDFSRRNFISLSDEITYLNTYLGLEKMRFEQKMFYEVIVDPRIAAAELEVPAMLLQPYVENAVKHGMTNPDHPSGMLIIRFNQLEPDMLECVIEDNGIGIARSKAMRSMPSHHQSSGMEISLNRAELLNKMYNTGIQIEIIDKSDKQASDSGTIIRILIPQL; via the coding sequence ATGAACCATCCTGACCGTTTTCTGTTCATCTTCCTGCTGTTCTGCAGTTCCCTGCTTTCCCTTACCCGCGCAACGGCACAAGACACGCTGGCTATTGACTTTACCGGACCGGCAGACCGGCTGGACCTCCGTGCCTTTACCGGTGTGTATCACGACCGGGATGAGGCCTTCAACATGCAGGATTTCGGGTCCATGCCATTTGTTCCGGACACCGCCGTCTTTCATATGCACAAACGGCCGCTGCATCATGTCAACAACATCTGGCTGAAGTTCACCATCAGGAATACCGGCGCAACGGATACCACGCTTTACCTGTTTACCGGTTACCACGATGAAATGGAATGGTTCACCCCCGGGGCGGATGGGAGTTATAACAGAGCGGTACATACCGGTCTTATGATAGATGATGGGGATGTGGATCGATGGGGGCGCTATGCATTTCCCGTGAAAGTAGCCGCCGGCCATACCAGCACTTTTTACCTGCATATCATCAATCATCTTTACCGGGAGAACAGGCTGATGCCGGTATTGTATGACGCGCTGCACTACGCGGAGCACAGGCAGGTACATGCCGATCATTTCAAAAGGGAAGCCCTGGTGATACAGGTGCTCATCGGCATGCTGCTGGTATTGCTCTGCATCACACTGATCAATTACACCCAGTTGCCTGACCGTTCCTCGCTCTATTTCGCGGCTTATATCCTGGGGCTGATCCTGTTCTTTGCTTTACGGCTGGAATCAAAGCCTTTCCAGCTCTCTTTCTTCCATTTCTGGCCCATGCTGAAATATTACTGGGACATTCCGGCGATATTGTTCTGCTTCTATCTGGCACCGCTCGTCTTCGGGAATATTTTCCTCAGCCTGCGCGAGCGTTATCCGCTGATGGAAAGATGCTACCGGTACGGCGCCATTTTCATGGGCATCCTGATCGTACTGTTCCTGGGGATCATTGCCCTTGGGGAGTTCCAGGTGCCGGCCATGATCTACTCCTGGTTCCACATGTTCTCCATCATACCCCTGGGTATTTCATTCCTTGCGCTCGCCCGCAGAACCCGGCATCACCCGCTGGTGCGTTTCTTTCTGCTGGGATCGCTGAGCGTGTTCTTCCTCTCCGTCTGGTCTTTCATTGTGAATAAGGAGCCCGTGGGCCTGACAAGCATTCCCGAACTGACGGCCCCGAATTACATCATCCTGGCAGGCATTCTGCTGCAGGCCATGTTCTATGCGGCGGGGTTAAGCTACCGGAACAAGCTGGTGCACCAGGAAAGGACCAAGACCCAGGAAATGCTGATCCGCCAGCTGAACAAGAACAAAGAACTGCAACGGAAGCTGAACGAGCAGCTGGAGGAACTGGTAAAGGAGCAGACCACCGAGATACTGAGAAAAAAGCAGGAACTGGAAGAACAGCGCAAGCTGCAGCTGGAAGTGGAGTACAGCAAGAAACTGGCGGAGATAGAGCTGAAGGCCATCCGTGCGCAGATCAACCCGCACTTCATCTTCAACTGCCTCAATTCCATCCAGCTGTTCGTGATGCAGCGGGACTATGAGCATGCGCAAAAATATCTTTCCGATTTTTCATACCTCATCCGCAAAACGCTGGACTTCTCACGCCGCAATTTTATCTCCCTGTCAGACGAAATTACTTACTTAAATACCTATCTTGGGCTGGAGAAGATGCGGTTTGAGCAGAAGATGTTTTACGAGGTCATTGTTGATCCCAGGATAGCGGCCGCCGAACTGGAAGTACCGGCCATGCTGCTGCAACCCTATGTTGAGAATGCGGTAAAACATGGCATGACGAACCCGGACCACCCCAGCGGCATGCTCATTATCCGGTTCAACCAGTTGGAGCCGGATATGCTGGAGTGCGTGATCGAGGATAACGGTATAGGCATAGCACGTTCGAAAGCCATGCGCTCCATGCCCTCGCATCACCAGTCGTCCGGCATGGAGATCAGCCTCAACCGGGCGGAACTGCTGAACAAAATGTATAACACAGGCATCCAGATAGAAATTATTGATAAATCAGATAAACAGGCCAGCGACAGCGGAACCATCATCAGGATATTGATACCCCAGTTATAG
- a CDS encoding IPExxxVDY family protein, translating to MSVLKLKLDQEQLVEDFFEDTWLAGIMSPARDFQLCWQINQQLGYDFRVNNLLEIKLTKNRRSFYFTVFEYLELTKSAAHYLYNNHCKAEFLLPELKHVDYIWLIKGNYYQAADVKSLIEQCRKAELVQLVTLLDMKDIKNKINLIF from the coding sequence ATGTCTGTATTAAAACTCAAGCTGGACCAGGAGCAGCTGGTTGAAGATTTTTTTGAGGATACCTGGCTGGCCGGCATCATGTCTCCCGCAAGGGATTTCCAGCTGTGCTGGCAGATCAATCAACAACTGGGATATGATTTTCGCGTTAACAATTTACTGGAGATCAAGCTGACAAAAAACCGCCGCTCCTTTTACTTTACAGTATTCGAATACCTGGAGCTTACCAAATCTGCCGCACATTATTTGTACAATAATCACTGCAAGGCCGAATTCCTTCTGCCGGAACTGAAGCATGTGGACTATATCTGGCTGATCAAAGGAAACTATTACCAGGCGGCAGATGTAAAGAGCCTGATAGAGCAATGCAGGAAAGCAGAGCTGGTTCAGCTGGTCACTTTGCTGGACATGAAAGACATTAAAAACAAGATCAATCTGATCTTTTAG
- a CDS encoding LytTR family DNA-binding domain-containing protein translates to MIRAVIIDDERNSRDIISLMLGKYCPEIEAVGTAANCRDGIEQIHLHKPQLVFLDLEMPDGTGFDVLAGAYDASFEAIFVTAFEKRFLHAIRLSEVELILKPIDKESLLQAVGTVVKRISHQQQHERYQVLLSNFSKPEGDVRRLVLPSPDGPEAVIPVEDIYYLEGYAEKTVFYLPDGKVLASRRPFRYYTELFANMRFYQTTNHQMVQLPQIQRIDHEQNKLHLKDGLVLDVTDRRKRELVNMLKQ, encoded by the coding sequence ATGATCCGCGCAGTAATCATAGATGATGAACGGAATAGCAGGGACATTATTTCCCTGATGCTGGGCAAGTACTGCCCGGAAATAGAAGCCGTAGGCACCGCCGCAAATTGCCGCGATGGTATTGAACAGATCCACCTGCATAAACCCCAGCTGGTATTTCTCGATCTTGAAATGCCGGATGGCACTGGTTTCGATGTGCTGGCCGGAGCATACGATGCGTCTTTCGAAGCTATTTTCGTTACCGCATTCGAGAAACGCTTTCTGCATGCCATCCGTTTAAGTGAAGTGGAACTGATCCTCAAACCGATCGATAAAGAAAGCCTGCTGCAGGCGGTTGGCACTGTCGTGAAACGCATCAGCCACCAGCAGCAGCATGAACGTTACCAGGTACTGCTCTCCAATTTCTCCAAACCGGAAGGGGATGTACGGCGGCTCGTACTGCCTTCTCCCGATGGGCCGGAAGCGGTGATACCGGTGGAAGACATTTACTACCTGGAGGGCTACGCTGAGAAAACCGTGTTTTATCTGCCGGATGGAAAAGTACTGGCTTCCCGCCGGCCATTCCGCTATTATACGGAGCTTTTTGCGAACATGCGCTTCTATCAGACCACGAACCACCAGATGGTACAGTTGCCGCAGATACAGCGTATAGATCATGAACAGAACAAGCTGCATCTGAAAGATGGTCTCGTACTGGATGTAACGGACCGCCGCAAACGCGAGCTGGTGAACATGCTGAAGCAGTGA
- a CDS encoding 4a-hydroxytetrahydrobiopterin dehydratase, producing MWQEKDHQLFRAFRFPDFREAFAFMTKVALVAEKMDHHPTWTNTYDRVEIYLSTHSAGNTVTEKDHALAKAIDDLYEPS from the coding sequence ATGTGGCAGGAAAAAGATCATCAACTGTTTCGCGCTTTCCGGTTCCCTGACTTCAGGGAAGCCTTTGCATTCATGACAAAAGTAGCCCTGGTCGCGGAAAAAATGGATCATCATCCCACGTGGACCAATACCTATGACCGGGTGGAGATATACCTTTCCACACACAGCGCAGGAAATACCGTAACAGAAAAGGACCATGCACTGGCTAAAGCGATAGACGATCTTTATGAACCATCCTGA
- a CDS encoding alpha/beta hydrolase translates to MLRFSLALLLLISTAGTRAQSTGYNSAAHWSNFSFQSVAARPDTAGDTCLVFVSNRHVMADSLRFVDESLDTAALKYFFLQKQQGKWNVYKASSLDEAMENLPARKDIVVYAEGMGKVFTANVERARLMSAQYNVNVVMFDYASINTTYKPAKNFRFARENARLSAAHYLSLLKELRRARMDNATWISGLKLSTFYHSMGNIILEKMITEHDISSINDTPFIDNLVINAACVPMKQHREWLEKVRFAKQVYIHYNHTDLQLKGAHLLTMKRQLGEKIPGKRRTAHAIYVNFHDIAGFRHSYFMNFPYIGYKLTPAMIRYFSRLFTGQDISPQEVTALLTTPGTGTGSM, encoded by the coding sequence ATGTTGCGATTCTCACTGGCACTTTTGCTGCTTATCAGCACCGCAGGTACCCGGGCACAGTCCACCGGCTACAACAGCGCCGCCCACTGGTCCAACTTCTCTTTCCAGTCCGTAGCCGCCCGTCCTGATACCGCTGGGGACACCTGCCTGGTATTCGTCAGCAACCGCCATGTGATGGCGGACAGTCTCCGCTTTGTGGATGAATCGCTGGATACGGCAGCACTCAAATATTTTTTCCTGCAGAAACAGCAGGGCAAATGGAACGTGTACAAGGCTTCCTCGCTGGACGAGGCGATGGAAAACCTGCCCGCCAGGAAAGATATTGTGGTGTACGCGGAAGGCATGGGCAAGGTATTCACCGCCAATGTGGAAAGGGCACGGCTGATGAGCGCCCAGTATAATGTGAATGTAGTGATGTTCGACTATGCCAGCATCAACACTACATACAAACCCGCAAAAAACTTCCGGTTCGCCAGGGAGAATGCCCGCCTGTCTGCCGCACACTACCTTTCCCTGCTGAAGGAACTACGGCGGGCCCGGATGGATAATGCAACATGGATCAGCGGTTTGAAGCTTTCTACGTTCTACCACAGTATGGGTAATATCATCCTCGAAAAAATGATCACGGAACATGATATCAGCAGCATCAACGACACGCCTTTTATTGATAACCTGGTGATCAACGCCGCCTGTGTACCCATGAAACAGCACAGGGAATGGCTCGAAAAAGTACGGTTCGCAAAGCAGGTGTATATACATTACAACCATACGGACCTGCAGCTGAAAGGGGCGCACCTGCTTACCATGAAAAGGCAGCTGGGAGAAAAGATCCCGGGGAAACGGCGGACAGCACATGCGATCTATGTCAACTTTCATGACATCGCCGGTTTCCGGCACAGCTACTTTATGAACTTCCCGTACATTGGATACAAACTGACACCGGCGATGATCCGTTATTTTTCCAGGCTGTTCACCGGACAGGACATTTCCCCGCAGGAAGTCACGGCCCTGTTAACCACCCCTGGGACCGGGACCGGCAGCATGTAG
- a CDS encoding Lrp/AsnC ligand binding domain-containing protein produces MSHNLNIDKLDLQIISEMMSNAEISYADLGKKLFVSGGTIHVRMKKLQELRIVKGTRLHVDLKMIGYDVIAFIGIFLEKSSMYDTVAKELRKMPEIVRLNYTTGGWSMFAEIICKDISSLRRVLHDELQKIKGIERTETFISLEESFTRTINVVE; encoded by the coding sequence ATGAGCCACAATTTGAATATTGACAAACTGGACCTTCAGATCATCAGTGAGATGATGTCTAACGCAGAAATCTCTTATGCTGACCTTGGGAAGAAGCTCTTCGTTTCAGGCGGAACGATCCACGTGCGTATGAAGAAACTACAGGAACTGCGTATTGTTAAAGGTACGAGATTGCATGTGGATTTAAAAATGATCGGCTATGACGTGATCGCGTTTATCGGCATTTTCCTGGAAAAGAGTTCCATGTACGACACGGTAGCCAAGGAATTACGTAAAATGCCTGAAATTGTCCGGCTGAATTACACCACTGGCGGCTGGAGCATGTTTGCCGAGATCATCTGCAAGGATATCTCTTCCCTGCGCCGTGTGCTGCACGACGAACTCCAAAAGATCAAAGGGATCGAACGCACCGAAACATTTATTTCGCTTGAAGAGAGCTTTACCCGCACCATTAACGTGGTAGAATAG
- a CDS encoding DUF5522 domain-containing protein: MKKALEENIDFYYNEQGYVVLTEKYHRERGYCCGNGCLHCPFDYEKVPENKRSLLREARRKGGNG; this comes from the coding sequence ATGAAGAAAGCGCTGGAGGAGAACATTGATTTCTATTATAACGAGCAGGGTTATGTAGTGCTCACTGAAAAGTATCACCGGGAAAGGGGATACTGCTGTGGAAATGGCTGCCTGCACTGTCCTTTTGATTATGAAAAAGTCCCCGAAAATAAAAGAAGCCTCCTCCGGGAAGCCCGGCGGAAAGGCGGGAACGGCTAA
- a CDS encoding MGMT family protein, giving the protein MKKSPKIKEASSGKPGGKAGTAKKTAGTQKTGRTIATKQTADKAPTFLDAVYDIVRRIPRGRATSYGAIAEAAGIRLSARMVGWAMNAAGRANPPVPAHRVVNSKGLLTGKHHFSTPTLMQELLENEGILVENDQIQNFSTVFWDPGELQGKGKTKKKK; this is encoded by the coding sequence ATGAAAAAGTCCCCGAAAATAAAAGAAGCCTCCTCCGGGAAGCCCGGCGGAAAGGCGGGAACGGCTAAAAAAACGGCCGGAACGCAGAAAACCGGAAGAACAATCGCAACAAAGCAAACGGCTGACAAGGCGCCCACTTTCCTGGATGCCGTGTATGATATCGTACGCCGCATTCCCCGGGGGCGCGCCACAAGCTATGGCGCCATCGCAGAAGCCGCCGGCATCCGCCTCTCCGCCCGCATGGTAGGCTGGGCCATGAATGCCGCCGGCCGCGCCAACCCGCCTGTACCGGCCCACCGGGTCGTGAACAGCAAAGGGCTGCTCACCGGCAAACATCACTTCTCCACACCTACCCTCATGCAGGAACTGCTGGAAAATGAAGGCATACTGGTGGAAAACGACCAGATCCAAAATTTCAGCACTGTTTTCTGGGACCCGGGGGAACTGCAGGGAAAAGGAAAAACAAAAAAGAAGAAATAG
- the trmB gene encoding tRNA (guanosine(46)-N7)-methyltransferase TrmB: MGQKKLQRFAEIETFPNVLIYPERMQGKWPEHFGNSHPLTLELACGKGDYTLGLARLYPERNFMGVDVKGNRIWRGAKTALTEQLGNVAFLRTQIDKLPDYFLPGEVKEIWITFPDPFLRKSRARHRLTHPRFLGLYQQVLVPGGTVNLKTDSPQLYKFTRMVIAATGCTLLEDIPDVYAQQNIDPLLRIRTFYEGMHLADGRTIRFLKFVLPAQPIDWKAVKLDMDDEESAGGEH; encoded by the coding sequence ATGGGACAAAAGAAATTACAACGGTTCGCAGAAATAGAGACTTTCCCGAATGTGCTCATCTATCCGGAAAGGATGCAGGGCAAGTGGCCTGAACACTTTGGGAACAGTCATCCGCTGACATTGGAACTGGCCTGCGGAAAAGGGGATTACACCCTGGGCCTGGCCCGCCTGTACCCGGAACGGAACTTTATGGGGGTAGACGTGAAAGGCAACCGCATCTGGCGGGGCGCCAAAACTGCGCTCACGGAGCAACTCGGCAATGTGGCCTTCCTGCGCACCCAGATCGATAAACTGCCGGATTATTTTCTGCCGGGGGAAGTAAAAGAGATATGGATCACCTTCCCGGACCCTTTCCTCCGGAAGTCCAGGGCCCGGCACCGGCTCACACATCCCAGGTTCCTGGGCCTTTACCAGCAGGTATTGGTTCCCGGAGGCACGGTGAACCTCAAAACGGATTCCCCCCAGCTGTACAAATTCACCCGAATGGTGATCGCCGCTACCGGCTGTACCCTGCTGGAAGACATTCCGGATGTGTACGCACAACAAAATATCGATCCGCTGCTGCGCATCCGGACCTTTTATGAAGGCATGCACCTGGCGGACGGCAGAACCATCCGCTTCCTTAAATTTGTATTGCCCGCACAACCGATAGACTGGAAAGCGGTAAAACTGGATATGGACGATGAAGAAAGCGCTGGAGGAGAACATTGA